TACAGGAAGAGGAGCAGGACCGTCCCTTTGCTTGGACTTGGGCAGGAGGTGAGGTGGCCATTGGTACGGTTCCTTCCTATGGTCGGCATGGAGGTGCGCTGACGCTGTACCATCCTGCGAGCGGTGCGCATGAGGTTTTTAGAAATCTTTTGTCGCAGCAGAGTGTAGTGTCATTGGCTAGTAGAGATCAGCTGTTGTTCGCTGGAGGGTCCGTTTGGGGTGGACTTGGGATTGCTCCTCAGCGTGCAGATGCATCTCTAATGATTTGGGATATGCAGAAGCGCTGCAAAGTATGGGAAGGCGTACCTGTGCAGGGGGAACGGGCTATTTCTGCCTTGGTTCTAGATGATGTAGGGCATCTTTGGGGTTTGACGGCAGGACTGTTATTTCGGTTCGATCCACAGTTGAAGCAAACTGTAAATACTTACTCATTGTTCCCCATGGACTGGAATGCAGTGACTCATTTTTGGCGTAGTGGTAATGAACTGCTCTACAAGGAAGGTGTGCTGTACGGCGTGTCGATGAATCGATTGTTCAAGTTTGATGTGCTAAGTGAGGAGCTTGAGGGGTTGGATGACGATGCGCGGCTGTTGACGATGGACCGTGAGGGCGATCTATATTTTGCAAGAACTACAGCATTATATCGGATGCGCTAGTAAGGTCTGCACGATCCTTGGTGAAGGGTGGAGGGATTATGAGAATCTTATATTTTTATAAATTCTGTATTCTGGGTGGGGTAACCACTCAACTTGCGAATAGGCTTAAATTTTTGCGACATCACTCGGAAGTGCATTTTGCCTTTCTGGAGGATTACGGCGGGGCGAGCGCTTTTGAAGGTTATGAGCATGTCCGAATTCTGGGGACGGTTGAAGAAATTAAGAGCTACATGGAAGCTTATGATTTCGATGTCATTATTACTATTGATACTTATGAACTGTATGAAGCGCTTGGGCCTGTACAGGAGGGAAAGGTTATTATTCATGAGGTACATACCACCTATTCCGAACCCCTGCAGAAGTTGGCCGCAACGAAAGATAGTCTACCTTTTCACTATGTGATCACTCCCTCCGCTTACATGAAGGATTATTTGGACAGTATCGGCATAGCTGGTACTTATCATATTAATAATTGCCTGGATACCGATTTGTTCCGATATGAAGCGGGTATTGAGCAGGAGCCTGCCACTATTTTGTGGGTGGGTAAACTGGATGATCACAAGAACTGGTCGTTCTATTTGAACATTGCTGGAAAGCTGAATGCCAAGATACCAGAGCTGCGATTCATGCTTGTTGGAGGGTACACAGCTCCTGAAGAGATCAAGAAACAGCTTATGGTAAAGGTAGAACAGCAGGGGATTAAGCATTTCAAGTGGATTCCCAAAGTGGACTACGATGAGATGCACAGTTATTATTCATCGGTTGCGCAGAGTGGTGGGTTATATGTTAGTACCACAACCAATGAATCTTTTGGGATGACTGTACTGGAGGCGATGGCCTGCAGGTGTCCGGTAGTGGTTCCGAGTGTAG
The window above is part of the Paenibacillus sp. FSL K6-0276 genome. Proteins encoded here:
- a CDS encoding glycosyltransferase family 4 protein, whose amino-acid sequence is MRILYFYKFCILGGVTTQLANRLKFLRHHSEVHFAFLEDYGGASAFEGYEHVRILGTVEEIKSYMEAYDFDVIITIDTYELYEALGPVQEGKVIIHEVHTTYSEPLQKLAATKDSLPFHYVITPSAYMKDYLDSIGIAGTYHINNCLDTDLFRYEAGIEQEPATILWVGKLDDHKNWSFYLNIAGKLNAKIPELRFMLVGGYTAPEEIKKQLMVKVEQQGIKHFKWIPKVDYDEMHSYYSSVAQSGGLYVSTTTNESFGMTVLEAMACRCPVVVPSVGALPELLDGPLSVSLYESGNEAECVDRLCALLKQNSLREDLKSLAEQKARTTYSIEQVGKEYMELLERFREERLILK